GGTTGTCCGGTCGGCCGTAGCCGTTCGGGCTGGCCGCCGGCCCCTGCCACGGGTCGAGGTGGTACGGCGCGGCGAAAACCGGACCGGGCAGGAACGGCTGCCCGGGAGTCGGCTCGGGCAGCCCGGCATGTACGCAGCGGGTGCCGTCCCGCCAGTTCTGTTCCCCCGTCACGACACCATTCTTACTCCGGCTTCGTGGTCCGGCTCATCAGGGCCGGGACCGCCAGGCGCGGGTCGACGCCCTCGTGGCAGACCCGTTCGACCTGCTCGGTGATGGGCATCTCCACTCCGTGCGAGCGGGCCAGGTCGCGGATCGCCAGGCAGCTCTTGACCCCCTCGGCGGTCTGCCGGGTGGCCGCCTGCGCCTGTTCCAGGCTCTCCCCCCGGCCCAGGTGCTCGCCGAAGGTGCGGTTGCGGGACAGCGGCGACGAGCAGGTGGCGACCAGGTCGCCCATGCCGGCCAGCCCGGCGAAGGTCAACGGGTCCGCGCCGAGCGCCACGCCCAGCCGGGCGGTCTCGGCCAGCCCACGGGTGATCAGCATGGCCCGGGTGTTGTCCCCGAAGCCCATCGCGGTGGCCATGCCGTACGACAGGGCGATCACGTTCTTGACCGCCCCGCCCAGCTCGCAGCCGATCACGTCGTCGTTGGTGTACGGCCGGAAGTACGGCGTGGTGACCGAGTTCTGCACCAGCGTGGCCCGGGCGACGTCGGTGCCGGCGACCACGGTGGCGGCCGGCTGCCCGGCGGCGATCTCGGGAGCGAGGTTCGGGCCGGAGACCACCACCACCCGGTTCGCCGCCACCTTGGCGGCCTCCACGATCACCTCGCTCATCCGCTTGGTGGTGCCCAGCTCGATCCCCTTCATCAGGGAGACCAGGGTGGCGTCCGGGGCCAGGTGACCGGCCCACTCGGCCAGGTTGCCGCGGAGCGTCTGGGAGGGCACCGCCAGCACCACCACCTCGGCCCCGGAGATCGCCTCGACGGCGTCGCCGGTGGCCGTCACCCGGTCCGGTAGCCGCAGGTCGGGCAGGTACTCCGGGTTTCGCCCCTGGGACCGGATCGCCTCGGCGACCGGTGCCCGTCGCGCCCAGATCGTCACCTCCCGGCCCGCATCGGCGAGGATCTTGGCGAACGCGGTGCCCCAGGACCCGGCCCCGAGCACCGCCACGTGTCCGCTCATCGAAGCCGGATCCCTTCTCGCGGTCACGCGCCACCCCCGGATCGCTCGACGTCGTCCCGGCTCGGCCGGGCCGCGAGCGGCGGGGGTGTGCCACCCCGGATCCCGGCCAGCAGGTCCCGGATCCGGAGCATGATCTCGTCGGTCATCTCCTCCAGGGTCGCCCTCGTCGGCGGTGTGTTCATCCAGCGGCTCAGGTCGACCGGCGGGCCGGCGGCCACGGTGACCGGGATCCTCGGCCGGAGGTTCACCCGACCCCGCCGGGGATCGAAGATCTTCTCCGGACCCCACATCGCGAGCGGCACCACCGGAGCGCCGGTGGCCAGGGCGAGCCGGGCCGCGCCGGTCTTGCCACGCATCGGCCACAGGTCCGGATCACGGGTCAACGTGCCCTCCGGATAGACGATCACCGCGCCACCCTCGCCGAGCGCGGCGACCAGGGCGTCGAGCGACCGGGCGGCCTCCACGGTGCCCCGCTCGACCGGGATCTGGAGGCAGCGGTGCAGGATCCGGCCCACCACCGGCACCCGGAAGACGCTGGCCTTACCGAGGTAGCGCGGCCAGCGGCCGGCGTCGTAGACATAGTGCGCGGAGCAGAGCGGGTCGGCGTACGAGAGATGGTTGGGGACGATGATCACCCCACCGCTGCGCGGGATGTGCTCCATCCCGAGCCAGGTGCGGCGGGTCCAGACGGTCATCACGGGCTTGACCACCACCACGGCGAACCACTGCCAGAATCCCAGCCCGCGCCGTGCCACCCTGTCTCCTCCTTCACCGCCCACGCCCACGCCCACACCGTGACGCCCGCAGCGAAATCATGCCTGCTTCCCCCGGACGGGGCCAGCGAGGGTGCCGCCGCCGGCTGGGGCAGGATGGACCGGTGACCGAGCCGAGCTGGACCGTGGTGGTACCGGTGAAGCGCCTCGAGGTAGCGAAGAGCAGACTACGCGGCGCTCTGCCGGGCGTACCGCACGAGTCCCTGGCCCTGGCCCTCGCCCTGGACACGGTCCGCGCGGTGCTCGCCTGCGACGCAGTGGCCGCCCTGCTGGTGGTGACCGACGACCCCCGGGTCGCCCCGGCGGTCCGGGCGGCGGGGGCCCGGGTGCTGCCGGACGTCCCGGACGCCGGCCTCAACGCCGCGCTGCGGCACGGCGCGGCGGCCGCCGGCGGTCCGGTGGCCGGGCTCACCGCCGACCTGCCCGCGCTGCGCCCGGCCGAGTTGGGCGCCGCGCTGCGGGCCGCCGCCGATCCGGGGGTACGCCACTTCGTCGCCGACTCCCCCGGCGACGGCACCGTGCTGCTCACCGCGCCGGCCGGCGTACCGCTGGACCCGCGCTTCGGGGCCGGCTCGGCCGGCGCACACGCCGCCAGCGGGGCACTCCCCCTGACCGGCGGGTGGCCGACCCTGCGCCGCGACGTGGACACCCCGGCCGACCTGGCGGAGGCCACCCGGCTCGGGCTGGGCCCCCGCACGGCCGCGCTCGCCGTCCCCTCCTGCCCGGCCGCCGCCCCCGGCTGACCCGCCGGGTGTACGGTGCTGGGCATGCAGGGCACGGTGGCCACCTTCGACGGCACGACACGCACCGGGACGCTGCTCCTCGACGACGGCACCGAGCTGTCCTTCCCGGCCCGCGCCTTCGACGCCTCCGGGCTGCGCCTGCTCCGCCTCGGCCAGCGGGTCCGCATCGACCGGGACGCCACCGGGGAGGTCGTCAGAGTGACCTTGCCGACCATGGACTGACCTGGCCTGCGGAAGTTCGTTTTACGTTCACCTTCGCCGGGTCATTATGGCGAGGTGAGCACCCCTGCACGCCGCCGCCCGGCCCGCCCACGCCGTACCCCCGAACCGCCCGGGACGACCGACGCCGGTCCGACCGACGACGCCCCGGCCGCTGCCCCCGGCGACCGGCCGGCCAGCACCACCGGCGGGACGCTCCGGCGGAGCCCCTCGCGCAGCCGCCCGGCCGGCAGCGCTGCCGGTGCCGCCCCGGGTGGCGAGGCCGCCACGACCGCGAGCGACGTCGACGGCCGGATCAACGACGGCCAGCCTGAGCAGGGCGCCGGCGGCGCCGCGTCCGCCGGGGTGGAGGAGGTCACCGACCCGGGTCGGGTTCCGCCGGCCGACGCCGGTGCCCCACCGGACGCCGCTGTCACCCCTTCGGCCGGGCCGGACGCCGCGGACGCGGGCGAGCCGGCGCGGGAGCCGCTACCCGAGGACCGGTTCCTCAACCGGGAACTCTCCTGGCTCGACTTCAACGCCCGGGTGCTCACCCTGGCCGAGGACCCGCGCACCCCGCTCCTGGAGCGGGCGAAGTTCCTGGCCATCTTCGCCAGCAACCTCGACGAGTTCTACATGGTCCGGGTCGCCGGGCTGAAGCGGCGACTCTCCGCCGGTCTGCCGGTGCGCGGCGGCGACCGGATGCCGCTGCGGACCCAGCTCGACCTGATCGTGGAGAAGACCGCCGGCCTGGCCGCCCGGCACGCGAGCTGTTTCGTCGACGACGTCCAGCCGAAGCTTGCCGCCGAGGACATCCACCTGCTCGGCTGGGCCGACCTCGGTGACCCCGAACGGGAGCGGCTGCGCACCTACTTCCGGGAACAGATCTTCCCGGTGCTGACCCCACTGGCCGTCGACCCGGCGCACCCGTTCCCGTACATCTCGGGACGGTCGCTCAACCTGGCGGTGACGGTGCGCGACCCGCACGGCGGTGCGGAGCTGTTCGCCCGGGTCAAGGTGCCGAACAACGTCCCCCGGTTCGTCCGGGTCTGCCGGGACCTGCCCGGGGTGCGGTTCCTGCCGGTCGAGGAGCTGATCTCGGTGCACCTGGGGCA
The nucleotide sequence above comes from Micromonospora pallida. Encoded proteins:
- a CDS encoding NAD(P)H-dependent glycerol-3-phosphate dehydrogenase, which codes for MSGHVAVLGAGSWGTAFAKILADAGREVTIWARRAPVAEAIRSQGRNPEYLPDLRLPDRVTATGDAVEAISGAEVVVLAVPSQTLRGNLAEWAGHLAPDATLVSLMKGIELGTTKRMSEVIVEAAKVAANRVVVVSGPNLAPEIAAGQPAATVVAGTDVARATLVQNSVTTPYFRPYTNDDVIGCELGGAVKNVIALSYGMATAMGFGDNTRAMLITRGLAETARLGVALGADPLTFAGLAGMGDLVATCSSPLSRNRTFGEHLGRGESLEQAQAATRQTAEGVKSCLAIRDLARSHGVEMPITEQVERVCHEGVDPRLAVPALMSRTTKPE
- a CDS encoding lysophospholipid acyltransferase family protein, which codes for MARRGLGFWQWFAVVVVKPVMTVWTRRTWLGMEHIPRSGGVIIVPNHLSYADPLCSAHYVYDAGRWPRYLGKASVFRVPVVGRILHRCLQIPVERGTVEAARSLDALVAALGEGGAVIVYPEGTLTRDPDLWPMRGKTGAARLALATGAPVVPLAMWGPEKIFDPRRGRVNLRPRIPVTVAAGPPVDLSRWMNTPPTRATLEEMTDEIMLRIRDLLAGIRGGTPPPLAARPSRDDVERSGGGA
- the cofC gene encoding 2-phospho-L-lactate guanylyltransferase, producing the protein MTEPSWTVVVPVKRLEVAKSRLRGALPGVPHESLALALALDTVRAVLACDAVAALLVVTDDPRVAPAVRAAGARVLPDVPDAGLNAALRHGAAAAGGPVAGLTADLPALRPAELGAALRAAADPGVRHFVADSPGDGTVLLTAPAGVPLDPRFGAGSAGAHAASGALPLTGGWPTLRRDVDTPADLAEATRLGLGPRTAALAVPSCPAAAPG
- a CDS encoding cold-shock protein, whose amino-acid sequence is MQGTVATFDGTTRTGTLLLDDGTELSFPARAFDASGLRLLRLGQRVRIDRDATGEVVRVTLPTMD